Sequence from the Candidatus Accumulibacter similis genome:
CGCTGCTGCCGATTGCCGACGTCGCCCACATCGTGCACGGGCCGATCGGCTGCTCTGGCGCCTCCTGGGACAACCGCGGCGCGCGCTCGTCCGGCCCGACGCTCTACCGTATCGGCATGACCACCGACCTCACCGAACAGGACGTCATCATGGGCCGTGGCGAGAAGCGCCTGTTCCTGGCCATCAAGCAGGCGATCGACGACTACGCGCCACAGGCCGTCTTCGTCTACTCCACCTGCGTTCCGGCGCTGATCGGTGACGATCTCGAGGCAGTCGCCAGGGCGGCCAGCGCGCGCTGGGGTGTGCCGGTGGTACCGGTCGACTGCGCCGGCTTCTACGGCACCAAGAATCTCGGCAATCGCATTGCCGGCGAAGCCATGTTCAAGTACGTGATCGGCACTCGCGAGCCGGCACCGGTCGCGGCGTCGGCGCAGCGGCCCGGCATTCGGGTGCACGATGTGAACCTCATCGGCGAATACAACATCGCCGGCGAGTTCTGGCACGTCGCGCCGCTGTTCGACGAACTGGGCCTGCGCATTCTGTGCACGCTCTCGGGCGACGCACGCTTCTATGAGGTGCAGACCATGCATCGTGCAGAGGCGTCGATGGTGGTCTGCGCCAAGGCGCTGCTCAATGTCGCGCGCAAACTCGAAAGCGACTTCGGCGTGCCCTTCTTCGAGGGCAGCTTCTACGGCATCAGCGATACCTCGCAGGCCTTCCGCGACTTCGCCCGCGTGCTCGGCGACGGCGATCTGACGGCGCGCACCGAGGCGATGATCGCCCGCGAGGAGCGCTCCGCTCGCGCCGCCCTCGAACCCTGGCAAGCGCGGCTCGCCGGCAAGCGAGTACTGCTCTACACCGGCGGCGTCAAGAGCTGGTCGGTGGTGTCGGCGTTGCAGGACCTCGGCATGACCGTGGTTGCCACCGGCACCAACAAATCGACCGAGGAGGACAAGGCGCGCATCCGCGAGATCATGGGCGAGGCGACGCAGATGATCACCGACGGCAGCCCGAAGGCACTGCTGCAGGCCTACAAGGACCATCAGGCGGACATCCTGATCGCCGGCGGGCGCAACCTGTACACCGCCCTGAAGGCCCGCATCCCCTTCCTCGACATCAATCAGGAAAGGGAATTCGGCTACGCTGGCTATGGCGGAATGCTGGAACTGGT
This genomic interval carries:
- the nifE gene encoding nitrogenase iron-molybdenum cofactor biosynthesis protein NifE — translated: MKTAEIAQLLSEPACAHNRNQKSGCARTKPGATAGGCSFDGAQIALLPIADVAHIVHGPIGCSGASWDNRGARSSGPTLYRIGMTTDLTEQDVIMGRGEKRLFLAIKQAIDDYAPQAVFVYSTCVPALIGDDLEAVARAASARWGVPVVPVDCAGFYGTKNLGNRIAGEAMFKYVIGTREPAPVAASAQRPGIRVHDVNLIGEYNIAGEFWHVAPLFDELGLRILCTLSGDARFYEVQTMHRAEASMVVCAKALLNVARKLESDFGVPFFEGSFYGISDTSQAFRDFARVLGDGDLTARTEAMIAREERSARAALEPWQARLAGKRVLLYTGGVKSWSVVSALQDLGMTVVATGTNKSTEEDKARIREIMGEATQMITDGSPKALLQAYKDHQADILIAGGRNLYTALKARIPFLDINQEREFGYAGYGGMLELVRQLALTLESPVWRKVRAPAPWHATAAASDALADAGAPDA